The Bradysia coprophila strain Holo2 chromosome II, BU_Bcop_v1, whole genome shotgun sequence genome has a segment encoding these proteins:
- the LOC119072677 gene encoding tyrosine--tRNA ligase, cytoplasmic encodes MASWEEKQQMITRNLQETLGTDKLTSILKENRDLKIYWGTATTGKPHVAYFVPMSKIADFLRAGCEVTILFADLHAYLDNMKAPWSLLELRTQYYEAAIKAMLRSIDVPIEKLKFVKGTDYQLSKEYTLDVYKLTSVVTQHDAKKAGAEVVKQVEYPLLSGLLYPGLQALDEEYLKVDAQFGGVDQRKIFTFSEKYLPQLGYEKRIHFMNPMVPGLAGGKMSSSEEDSKIDLLDSAANVKKKLKKAFCEPGNIADNGLLSFAKHVLFPLFKENEGFTVSRKPENGGDVTYNTYQELETSFAEEKLHPGDFKISVEGYINRLLEPIRKEFTSPELIALTEKAYPPPAKVNKNAPKQENPAEDGPHRLDIRIGKIVDVAMHPDADTLYVEKIDLGEGEPRTVVSGLAKFVPLEEMKDRNVAVLCNLKPAKMRGVESKGMVLCTSNEDHTVVEPLVIPDGCKPGDRIFVEGNQGTPDDQLNPKKKVWEKLQADLKTNSNGEATWKGCFLLTPSEEKITSKLSNCSIK; translated from the exons ATGGCATCATGggaagaaaaacaacaaatgatAACGCGAAATCTCCAGGAAACCCTCGGAACGGACAAACTAACTTCAATTCTGAAAGAAAATCGTGATTTGAAGATATACTGGGGAACGGCCACTACCGGCAAACCCCATGTGGCCTACTTTGTGCCCATGTCCAAAATTGCCGACTTTTTACGTGCCGGATGCGAG GTGACGATATTGTTCGCCGATTTGCACGCTTATCTCGACAATATGAAAGCGCCATGGTCATTATTAGAGCTGCGTACGCAATATTATGAAGCAGCGATCAAAGCAATGTTACGTTCCATCGATGTTCCTATTGAGAAATTGAA ATTTGTCAAGGGCACCGACTATCAATTGTCCAAAGAATATACTCTTGATGTGTACAAGCTGACGTCTGTTGTAACACAGCACGATGCGAAGAAAGCTGGAGCCGAAGTAGTTAAACAAGTCGAGTATCCGTTGCTATCGGGCCTTTTGTATCCAGGACTTCAAGCACTTGACGAAGAATATTTAAAAGTCGATGCCCAGTTCGGTGGCGTTGATCAAcgtaaaattttcactttctcCGAAAAATACTTGCCTCAACTCGGCTACGAGAAGAGGATACATTTCATGAATCCAATGG TTCCGGGCTTGGCTGGTGGTAAAATGTCATCGTCGGAGGAGGACTCCAAAATAGATTTACTGGATAGTGCGGCTAATGTAAAGAAGAAGCTGAAGAAAGCGTTCTGTGAGCCAGGAAATATTGCTGACAATGGACTGTTGTCATTCGCTAAGCATGTTCTGTTTCCACTGTTTAAGGAAAATGAAG GCTTCACCGTATCCAGAAAACCTGAAAATGGTGGAGACGTCACCTACAATACATACCAAGAATTGGAAACAAGTTTTGCTGAAGAGAAACTACATCCAGGCGATTTTAAAATATCCGTCGAAGGCTACATCAACCGCTTGCTAGAACCTATTCGAAAGGAATTCACCAGTCCGGAGCTCAT TGCACTCACGGAAAAGGCCTATCCACCACCAGCCAAAGTCAACAAAAATGCACCGAAGCAAGAAAATCCAGCGGAAGACGGTCCACATCGCTTAGATATTCGAATTGGTAAAATTGTCGACGTTGCAATGCATCCGGATGCTGACACACTATATGTGGAAAAAATTGATCTGGGTGAAGGCGAACCACGAACG GTGGTTAGTGGACTGGCGAAATTTGTCCCGTTAGAAGAAATGAAGGATCGAAATGTGGCAGTTTTGTGCAACTTAAAGCCGGCGAAAATGAGAGGTGTTGAATCTAAAGGAATGGTGCTGTGCACGTCGAA TGAAGATCATACGGTCGTTGAACCTCTCGTCATTCCCGATGGATGTAAGCCAGGTGACCGAATATTTGTGGAAGGTAATCAAGGCACTCCTGACGATCAACTCAATCCCAAGAAAAAG GTGTGGGAGAAATTGCAAGCTGATCTGAAGACGAACAGCAATGGTGAAGCGACGTGGAAAGGATGCTTTTTATTGACGCCCAGTGAAGAGAAAATAACGAGCAAATTATCCAATTGTTCGATcaaataa